The following DNA comes from Mycolicibacterium aromaticivorans JS19b1 = JCM 16368.
CGCCGACCGGCTCGGCGGTGACGGTCTGTACACCTCGAACGCACAGCTGAAGGTGTACAAGCTGGTCGGCGACTTCGATCCGAAGGAAGCCATCACCCACGGCTATGTGGACAGCCAGCAGCTGTTCAACTGGCAGGCGACCGACGCCTCGCTGGCCGATTTCGGCGGTTTCCCGTCTTCGCTCATCGAGGGCACCTACCGCGAGAACGACATGACGCTGAACACCTCACGCCGCCACGTCATCGCCCAGTCCGGCCCGGACCGCTACCTGGTGTCGCTGTACGTGACGACCGCCGCCAACCAGGTGGTCGCCACCGCTGACGCGACCGACGCCATCGTCAACGGCTTCCGGGTGGCGTCGCCGACGGCCGCGCCGCCCCCCGCTCCGGCACCCGCAGCGGCACCGCTGGCCGATGCGTCGGCGCCGGCCCCCGCGCCCGCTCCGGCCGTCCTTCCCCCGGTGCCCGCTCTGCCGCACTGAACCCGGGCTCGTATTGTGGCCCCATGTTCATCGTCGGCCTGGTGTGCCTGGCAATGGCCGTCCTCGTCGGCGGCTCAGGCGCGTGGACGCTGACCCGACCGCCCAGCGCTGACGTCACCGCGCAGGTGATGCGTGCGGTCGCACCGACCCAGTTGGCCGCCGCCGTCATGCTGGCCGCCGGCGGAGCCGTCGCCCTCGCCGCGCCCGCGCGTACCGGGCTGCTGGTCCTGATCGTGTGCGTGATCGGCGCGGTCGGAACGATCGGCGCCGGGTCCTGGCAAGGCGCCCGATACGCCGCCAGACGAGAAGCTCAGGCCGGCGGCTGCGCGGGGAGCTGCGCGAGCTGCACTCTGTCCTGCAAGTGAGTCACTCGGCGACCTGATGAGGGCGCTGCGTCGCGGCTCCGGAGTCGACCCGTTCCTGCTGCTGCTCATCGCGGTCGTCCTGCTGGCCACTGTGCTGCCTGCCCGCGGTGCGGCGGCCGACGCACTGTCGCTGATCACCAAGATCGTCATCGCCCTGCTGTTCCTGCTGTACGGCGCCCGGCTGTCCCCACAGCAGGCCTGGCACGGGGTACGGCAGTGGAAGCTGCACCTGCTGGTGCTGTCCACCACGTTCGTGGTGTTCCCGCTGCTCGGGCTCGCGGCCCGAGCGCTGGTTCCGTCGGTGCTGACCGACGATCTGTACACCGGCCTGCTGTTCCTGTGCCTGGTGCCGTCGACCGTGCAGTCCTCGATCGCGTTCACCTCGATGGCACGCGGGCACGTGTCGGCGGCGATCGTCAGCGCGTCGCTGTCGAACATCGTCGGCGTCTTCCTCACACCGCTGCTCGTTCTGGTGCTGATGCCGCTCGGCGGGGCACCCCGGGTCGACGGGTCGGCGGTGGCAGACATCGTGCTGCAGCTGTTGGCGCCGTTCGCCGCAGGTCAGCTGCTGCGCCGGTGGTTGGCGCCGGTGGTGACCCGGCACGCGGCGTTGACCAAGGTCGTCGACCGCGGCTCGATCCTGCTGATCGTCTACGCCGCGTTCTCGGTGGGGATGGCCGAGCACATCTGGAGCAGCGTGCAGCCGTGGCGGGTGGTGGCCGTCGCCGCGGTTAGCGCGGTGGTGCTGGCGGCGGTGCTGGCCTTCACCTGGATCACCGGCAGACTGACCCGGCTAGATCGCGCGGATGCGATCGTGCTGTTGTTCTGCGGGTCGAAAAAGAGTCTGGCCTCCGGGCTGCCGATGGCACTCGTGCTGTTCCCCGCCGCCAGCGTGGGCTTGATCATGTTGCCGCTGATGCTGTTTCACCAGATCCAGCTGTTCGTCTGCGCGGTGATCGCCACCCGGCTTGGCCGCGGGGCGACGGCAGTCAGTTCCGGCTGACGTCGATCGGATGGGTCGCCAGCAGCGACAGCGGTAACGGCTGGCGCCGCAACACCCGCGACCACAAGTCCACCCGCTGCTCGACCAGCACATCGGAAGGCAACGCGGACAACACAATCCAGTCGTCGCGTTCGATCTCGCCCTCCAGCTGGCCGATGGTCCAGCCGGAGTAGCCTGCGAAGATCCGCACCCCCTCGACGGCCGGGGCGATCAGATCGGGGTCGGCGTCCAAGTCGATCATCACCATTCGGCCGGCAACATGGCGCATACCGGGCATGCCCTGCGGATCGGTGCCCACCCGCAGCGTGCCCAGACACAGCGCGGCGTCACGCTTGACCGGCCCGCCGATGAACATCGTCTTGGGCTTGGCGGCCAATTTCGACCACTGCGGCAACACGTTGTAGACAGCGGTCTCACTGGGGCGGTTGAGCACCACACCCAAAGTGCCGCCGTCGTTGTGCTCGACGACGTAGATCACGCTGCGCCGAAACGTCGGCTCCATGAGATCGGTGTTGGCCAGCAGCAACGTTCCCGGTCGTACCCGATTCGCCGCAGGCGCGACGAAATCTTCGGGGTCCTCGGACTGTGCCACCCCACCATCATGGCATCAGGTAGGTGTTGCTGTGGTAACGGGCGCGTGTGGATATTTGTACTGTTGGTCCGATGGTCGACGCCCGCGCACCCGGTTCGCTCTGGCGATCCGTGCGCAGCCTGCCCGAGTTCTGGCGGTTGCTCGAGTTGCGGACCGCCAGCCAATTCGGTGACGGGTTGTTTCAGGCCGGGCTCGCCGGCGGGTTGTTGTTCAACCCGGAACGAGCGGCCGATCCGTGGGCGGTAGCGGGCGCATTCGCGGTGCTGTTCCTGCCGTACTCGATCGTCGGCCCGTTCGCCGGAGCACTGCTGGACCGCTGGGATCGCCGGGCGGTCCTGGTCGCGGCGAACCTGGCCCGGCTGGTATTGGTCGTCGGCGTCGCCGTGCTGCTGGC
Coding sequences within:
- a CDS encoding bile acid:sodium symporter family protein, which produces MRALRRGSGVDPFLLLLIAVVLLATVLPARGAAADALSLITKIVIALLFLLYGARLSPQQAWHGVRQWKLHLLVLSTTFVVFPLLGLAARALVPSVLTDDLYTGLLFLCLVPSTVQSSIAFTSMARGHVSAAIVSASLSNIVGVFLTPLLVLVLMPLGGAPRVDGSAVADIVLQLLAPFAAGQLLRRWLAPVVTRHAALTKVVDRGSILLIVYAAFSVGMAEHIWSSVQPWRVVAVAAVSAVVLAAVLAFTWITGRLTRLDRADAIVLLFCGSKKSLASGLPMALVLFPAASVGLIMLPLMLFHQIQLFVCAVIATRLGRGATAVSSG
- a CDS encoding YqgE/AlgH family protein, coding for MAQSEDPEDFVAPAANRVRPGTLLLANTDLMEPTFRRSVIYVVEHNDGGTLGVVLNRPSETAVYNVLPQWSKLAAKPKTMFIGGPVKRDAALCLGTLRVGTDPQGMPGMRHVAGRMVMIDLDADPDLIAPAVEGVRIFAGYSGWTIGQLEGEIERDDWIVLSALPSDVLVEQRVDLWSRVLRRQPLPLSLLATHPIDVSRN
- a CDS encoding LpqN/LpqT family lipoprotein — encoded protein: MITNARNWRVVVGGMAAGTAAVLGFTGANASADPVVPVLPAPVTVTQTVTVAPEVAAANAVPAAVPAAAPAAVPQVAAVPQAAAPAVAPAVAPAVAAPETLAPAASGTLADFFKDKGVKMEPQKASGFTALNLVLPMPRGWTVVPDPNVPDAFTVLADRLGGDGLYTSNAQLKVYKLVGDFDPKEAITHGYVDSQQLFNWQATDASLADFGGFPSSLIEGTYRENDMTLNTSRRHVIAQSGPDRYLVSLYVTTAANQVVATADATDAIVNGFRVASPTAAPPPAPAPAAAPLADASAPAPAPAPAVLPPVPALPH